In Mercurialis annua linkage group LG5, ddMerAnnu1.2, whole genome shotgun sequence, a single genomic region encodes these proteins:
- the LOC130015568 gene encoding zinc finger BED domain-containing protein RICESLEEPER 2-like gives MIDLLLNANLLMSNLDQRQVAGVGVEGVVGSFPELPPSTQQQQPVAAGEGSSEPSQQQQEGAAADATGAKPVDKKRKQVSVRSKVWDHFERIVDDNGKLILSKCLYCAKTYNSDTKINGTSTLRSHILSCFKNPHSKDTRQALLTLQPVDACPNENEGKGQLGTWKFNQEDIRKALSYMLIIDELPFRFVEGMGFKKLMSVACPRFHIPSRWTVNRDCYQMFLDERLNLKNTLRSGSQRVSITTDTWTSIQRVNYMCVTCHWIDNDWLLHKRIINLVPVCGHKGDYISKTLENCLLGWGLKNIFTVTMDNAGNNNTAIAAFKKKLMSWGTDVSRCEYLHMRCIAHVINLVVSDGLKEMSSSVKKVRDCVRYIRNSPSRLKKFKDLIADAKLGTKKSLCLDVATRWNSTYLMLDTACLFQSVFESYEASDENFRSDMIESIPNFFDWETVKKFATCLSYFYVTTLRISGSLYVTSNMHFQEICDLSIMLDEMLVNEDIEIVQMGRKMREKFNKYWGPKLFQTVNDKLTSLFVEYQKASVNATSSAYVSLSQSSEGVSAQTPVLPPPAKKHMSLMKAKFDIQNKGIESDSRKSELEVYLSEATVENDDAFNILKWWKLNSGRFPILSRMARDILVVPISTVASESAFSTSGRVLDCFRSSLTPRLVEALVCTQDWLRAESSPLVIEECLEELEPFEQGYSCRTKKLDSCCFLLLCGNLLPPLQNSDTYKALIYLHDEALSSTTSYNLKHNALTYLHDEALFCILNNLKGP, from the exons ATGATTGATTTGTTG TTAAATGCTAATCTTTTG ATGTCAAACCTTGACCAACGGCAAGTTGCTGGTGTTGGTGTTGAGGGGGTTGTTGGCTCATTTCCTGAGTTACCCCCTTCAACTCAGCAGCAGCAACCTGTTGCTGCTGGTGAGGGCTCATCTGAGCCTTCTCAGCAGCAACAAGAAGGTGCTGCAGCTGATGCTACTGGAGCTAAACCAGTTGATAAAAAACGTAAGCAAGTTAGTGTTAGATCTAAAGTGTGGGATCATTTTGAGCGCATTGTTGATGACAATGGAAAATTGATTTTGTCTAAATGCTTGTATTGTGCAAAGACTTATAACTCTGATACTAAAATTAATGGGACTTCTACCCTTAGATCCCATATTCTTTCATGCTTTAAGAACCCTCATAGTAAAGATACTAGACAGGCCTTGTTAACTCTACAACCCGTTGATGCATGTCCTAATGAAAATGAGGGTAAGGGACAATTGGGGACTTGGAAATTTAATCAAGAAGACATTAGGAAAGCACTGTCTTATATGCTAATCATTGATGAGCTACCTTTTAGGTTTGTTGAGGGTATGGGGTTTAAGAAACTAATGAGTGTTGCATGTCCTAGGTTTCATATTCCTTCTAGATGGACTGTTAACCGAGACTGCTATCAAATGTTTCTTGATGAAAGGttgaatttgaaaaatacaTTGAGAAGTGGAAGCCAAAGAGTTAGTATCACAACAGACACATGGACTAGTATTCAACGTGTTAATTATATGTGTGTTACTTGCCATTGGATAGATAATGACTGGCTGCTTCATAAAAGAATCATTAATCTTGTACCTGTTTGTGGGCATAAAGGGGACTACATAAGTAAAACACTTGAGAATTGTTTGCTGGGTTGGGGTCTGAAAAATATTTTCACAGTGACTATGGATAATGCTGGTAATAATAACACTGCAATTGCTGCATTTAAGAAAAAACTCATGTCTTGGGGGACTGATGTGTCTAGATGTGAATATTTGCATATGAGATGTATTGCACATGTCATTAATTTGGTTGTATCTGATGGCTTGAAAGAAATGAGTAGCTCTGTTAAGAAAGTTAGAGATTGTGTCCGTTACATTAGGAACAGTCCATCTAGacttaagaaatttaaagacCTCATTGCTGATGCTAAACTTGGCACCAAAAAGTCCCTCTGTCTTGATGTGGCAACCAGGTGGAATTCCACTTATCTTATGCTTGACACTGCTTGTTTATTTCAGTCTGTTTTTGAGAGTTATGAAGCATCTGATGAGAATTTTAGGTCTGATATGATTGAAAGCATTCCTAATTTTTTTGATTGGGAAACTGTTAAGAAATTTGCTACTTGCTTGTCCTATTTCTATGTCACAACTTTAAGAATTTCTGGTTCTTTGTATGTCACATCCAACATGCATTTTCAAGAGATTTGTGACCTTTCTATTATGTTGGATGAAATGCTTGTTAATGAGGACATAGAAATTGTGCAAATGGGCAGAAAAATGAGGGAAAAGTTTAACAAATACTGGG GACCAAAATTGTTTCAAACTGTCAATGATAAGTTGACTAGTCTGTTTGTTGAGTATCAAAAGGCCTCTGTGAATGCTACTTCATCTGCATATGTGAGTCTTAGTCAATCTTCAGAGGGTGTTTCTGCTCAAACACCAGTCCTGCCACCACCTGCAAAGAAACATATGTCCCTTATGAAGGCCAAATTTGATATTCAGAATAAGGGTATAGAAAGTGATAGTAGGAAATCTGAGCTGGAAGTGTACCTGAGTGAAGCTACGGTTGAGAATGATGATGCATTCAATATTTTGAAGTGGTGGAAGCTAAACTCAGGGAGATTTCCAATCCTTTCGAGGATGGCTCGAGATATTCTTGTTGTCCCTATCTCTACTGTTGCCTCTGAATCTGCTTTCAGTACTTCTGGAAGAGTACTGGACTGCTTTAGGAGTTCTTTAACTCCAAGATTGGTGGAAGCGCTGGTGTGCACTCAGGATTGGCTTAGAGCAGAATCCTCCCCTTTGGTGATTGAAGAGTGCTTGGAAGAATTGGAACCATTTGAGCAAGGTTAT AGTTGCCGAACTAAGAAGTTGGACTCTTGCTGCTTTTTGCTTTTGTGTGGCAACTTG CTTCCACCACTTCAAAATTCTGATACATATAAGGCCTTGATTTATTTGCATGATGAGGCTCTTT CTTCCACCACTTCATATAATCTGAAACATAATGCCTTGACATATTTGCATGATGAGGCTCTTT TTTGTATTCTGAACAATTTGAAGGGTCcgtaa